In Paracholeplasma morum, a genomic segment contains:
- the pheS gene encoding phenylalanine--tRNA ligase subunit alpha, translating to MENRLISIKNKAVEALLSIDQMTDLNNLKASFLGKKGEIAELMMGLKDLSNEEKPKVGKLINETKQVLEALFEEKKAQIEAKEIAIKLEKEAIDVTLPGIKKEIGTAHLLSQIVEDLEAFFIGLGYEVKEGPEIETDHYNFEMLNLEQGHPARAMQDSFYIDPNRLLRTHTSPVQARTMLQSEGKPIQIICPGKVYRRDDDDQTHSHQFMQVEGLVIGKDISMANLKGTLLAFIKHFFGKDREIRLRPSYFPFTEPSVEVDVFSEDGRWIEVLGAGMVHPNVLKMGGYNPDEVQGFAFGIGVERLGILKYAIDDIRQFYTNDLRFLKQFKGGR from the coding sequence AAGCGCTTTTGTCAATTGATCAAATGACAGACTTAAACAATCTTAAAGCCAGTTTCTTAGGAAAAAAAGGCGAGATTGCCGAATTAATGATGGGTTTAAAAGACTTATCAAATGAAGAAAAACCAAAAGTTGGGAAACTAATAAATGAAACCAAACAAGTATTAGAGGCCCTATTTGAAGAAAAGAAAGCTCAAATCGAAGCGAAAGAAATCGCAATTAAGCTTGAAAAAGAAGCCATCGATGTGACCTTGCCAGGAATCAAAAAAGAGATTGGGACTGCTCACTTATTAAGTCAAATCGTCGAAGACCTTGAAGCCTTTTTCATTGGCTTAGGCTATGAGGTTAAGGAAGGTCCAGAAATCGAAACTGACCACTATAACTTCGAAATGCTCAACTTAGAACAAGGCCATCCTGCAAGAGCGATGCAAGATTCCTTCTATATCGATCCAAACCGTTTACTAAGAACACATACCTCACCAGTTCAAGCGAGAACCATGTTGCAATCCGAGGGTAAACCAATCCAAATCATTTGCCCAGGTAAAGTATACAGAAGAGATGATGATGACCAAACACATAGCCATCAATTTATGCAAGTTGAAGGATTAGTGATTGGTAAAGACATTTCAATGGCTAACCTTAAAGGGACCTTACTAGCATTCATAAAACACTTCTTTGGTAAAGATAGAGAAATCCGTTTACGCCCTTCTTATTTCCCATTTACAGAACCATCCGTTGAAGTCGATGTATTCTCAGAAGATGGTAGATGGATTGAAGTGCTTGGCGCGGGAATGGTTCATCCAAATGTATTAAAGATGGGTGGATATAATCCAGATGAAGTACAAGGGTTTGCATTCGGTATAGGGGTAGAAAGACTAGGTATCTTAAAATACGCCATCGATGATATTAGACAGTTTTATACAAACGATTTACGTTTCTTAAAACAATTCAAGGGAGGTCGCTAA